The genomic window CCTGGGACTCCTGTTAGCTACTGCATCCGCAGACGGCATTATCCGCATCTATGAGGCCCCCGACATCATGAACCTATCGCAGTGGCCTGTGCAGCACGAGATTGCCAACAAACTGCCGCTGAGCTGTTTATCCTGGAACACTTCCACTTACATGGTCACTCAGCTGATAGCGGTGAgcgtatttttaaaaatgcataatacAGCGCTTTATTTTACACTATTAAAGATCTATTAATAGGCAGAATAGATTAATCTATCTCTGCGGTGTGGAAAGAAATCTAATATTTATCTACTTAATTTGCAGGCTGGCAGCGACGAAGCGGCCACGCCTACTGGCAAGGTGTTCTTGTTTGCGTACAGCGAGAATACCCGAAAGTGCGTCAAAATCGAGACTGTCAACGATATAACCGATCCGGTCACGGATGTGGCCTTTGCTCCGAATGCCGGACGGACTTTCCACATGCTGGCTGTGGCCAGCAAGGATCTTTATATTGTGAACTTGCGTGGTGTAACGTAAGATCGACATTttaaagacaaaaaaaaactatcttacaataataatttgtacaatttAAGGGACGCCACTGACATCTCCAAACTGGACATCCAAACTATTAAGTTTAGCGAGCACAACTGCCCTGTGTGGCGCGTCTGCTGGAATATGCTGGCCACGATGCTGATCTCCACGGGCGACGACGGTTGCGTGCGTCTGTGGCGGATGAACTACAACAGACAATGGCGCTGTGCCGCCGTATTGAAGGCAGAGGGCAGCGGACCCACTTACGAGCCAGCTccgcccactcccactctaGCTACTACAGCCTCGGCCACGGCCAAGTTCTACAAGAAGGGCACCATCGGCAACCAGGTGCCGTGGCACTGATCTTGTTCTTAATTGTAAGAGTCCCGAATAAATTCATAAGTTAAACCTCAGCCGCATTCTTTTCATTATGAGTAGTTTTTCTTTAGTTAAGTTTAGAGTTAAAGTTATTGATGTTAAAATCATTTTGTAGATTAATGctttgcaaaaaatgtaacTTTTTGTTATGAACTTTAATTAGGTTTGAgcattttttgtagtttttctgTTTACCTGGAAAAGGAATTGAATTttaagaaaaacattttttgatCAAACGTTATCTTAGTAACTCAATAAAATTTTGAAAgtcaaatatataaatatttgtataagcAACATGTAATCACAGTGACCGATAGTCCACATAGTGACGAAGAGTACCATGGGAGTGTGCGAGAGCTACATAGCAAATAACAATCTACCAAGCAAAttggaaaaagaaataaatttttcattcaacaaaataaataataaatcgTAGTAGGCCAGAAATACTAATCAATAAATAGGATGTTTTGCTTAATTCAGATACTTCACATACAAAATGGGGCCTACAAACATTCTAGCGAGTATTAGGAAGACCTGTGTTGATACCACTTACATCTCGGATTAGGAGCCGGCATTCTCGCGAATCCAATAATTAGCTTTCTGGTCCACATTTCCCTGATTCAGTGTTCTTCAGATCGCTTTCCCTAGGGCATTTTCGCGTTACATCACACGTAGTGGGGGCATCAATGCCCCAAAGTACCAGAACCAGACACAAACGAATCGAATGGGATGCAACTTAAACTTCTGCCGGGAAACTAGCAACAAACAAGCAACTATTGATTTTGGACAATCAATAATTAAACAGAATTAAAGTTCACACGACGAGAAAGAGCGAGcactaaataataatagcaaacACTCTCCTTATGGTCGCatgcgtgtgtgagtgagaGCGGCAGATCTGATGTGCTAGCTATTTTTAAACCCCTAGAACATTGGCCAAACTTGAGATAGATTCGAGTGGGTTGGGACCAGAACCAGAGGTGAGGAGGAAAACGCATTTTCGGGCTCAGTGGTTGCATTCAAATCGAATTTATTGAGCTTTATTTATGGGTTATGTATTTTTGATTAACTTCTCATATGGGAACAAAATGAATGGATCATAAATCCCTTTCAAGTGCATTCCCATTTACATTCCATCCACATGTGCATAAATTATATACGACGCCAACAAGTGCCCGAATCAgggtttttatacccgttattaTTGTGTTTAACACGGAAAACCATTCAGAAATGTCGCGAAATATTCCACTTAATTGACTCGAACCGCAATAAAAACGGAATCATCTCACTCTCGATGACACCACACACGACTAAAATGATGATAATAATGATATGCAACCACCCCTCCACGGGCTGCGTCCTTCCGATCCTGTCGCTGTGCTGGTAATCCGAGGAATGAAGTCCCGACCGACCAGCCCGATGCCTTTTGTAGTCACCGTAGTAGAGTCGAGCGATGAAACCACCCCGCATCGATATCACAAGTTCGTTTCCCTGTCCCAGATCCGAATGATTGTCTCTAATTGGAAGTTTTGACGTGTGTATTATGTTGAAGGCGATGGTGTTGACGCCGATCTCTGGGTCGAACCACCCCTATGGGGCATACTGCATTCGCATATTGTAATCcttggtgggtggtggttagCTCACCGCGTGGGAAGTCAAAGCTCAGGGGTCTCTCACATGGCTGAGAACGTGGTAGGTCCCGAGTCGTTTATATGTGTTTAACCggcaaaaagaaattaatgCGCAAAAGattgtttcttgttttctgTCAGGGGTGGTTCGGAATGTTCCCACATTCCACAGGCGGCAATTTCGCCCGGTTGCCCGGTTTCAATGTAATTTCGGTTCAAGTGATTTTTTGCCGTGGGCCAAGTGGTTTTATTACAAGTAGTTATAttgtgtttaattaaattaaactatgCGCTCGGGTAATGGGTCCTGTGGGATCCGCgggaaatatttcaaatgtctATCTCTAGTCTTAAGCATGAGAATAGAAAAATGCACTTAATATATTGTAATTATgtgttatttaattatttttggttaAAAGGTTTCTAGACTAGGTTTACTCACACACTTAAGATTGCACAGCTTTTATCAATTTCTCATTCTAATGCTTGTAAGTTTACCATTTTAGGATTGCGTTGTTTTTATCAGTTTCTCCTTCTAATTGTGGCATAATTAAAACTTCCATTAAGACACAACCGAATATTCCCATTAAAATCACCCTTTAAACAACATGTTGAGCAGTTTAGGTACCTAGTCCCTAGAAACACATTTGGCTTACAAAAGAACcctaaactaaactaaactaataTGTCATTGcatattacaattttttaacCCTGCTACCTTTGTGACACAGTTTCCCTTTGAAGGATTATGTTTCTGGAGCAGGGACAAGATACTGGGCGCGCCAGGTTTCCAGTTTTTCTCGATAATTTCCCGTTTCCCGTGCGGCTGCGGCTTAGAACTTGGAGTTCTGGGTTGCGACCCTTGCACCTTGCTAACCCCGCTCCCTAATTGCGAGCAGCGTGTGTGCAGCCGGCTTAGCTAACCGCCGCGGATTGGGTGCTCACGTGGTTAGTGGGTATGCAAATTTCATAAACCGTGAGCGGCTTTCGTTGACCCCCAGAGCTCGCTGACCAGCGGTTAGTGGTTAGTGGTTACTGGTTAGTGGTTAGCGGGCAGTGGTCAGTGGTCCGCGATCCGAAGGTCCAGCGGTCCAGCATTGCTAATGAGCACAGTGGCTGCCGATTAGGTCCGGATTATTTCCGATTCAATGGTCTTTTACGAAAGATTCTTTATTCCTTAATCACgagtataaaatataatttaagtaGATATTCGAAATGGATATAGATTTGGGAGCATCACTATTTCTCAGGCGGTAGATATCCAAATCGCATTCGCGCCTGCTCGTACAAAACGAAGGTAATGATCGTATTGGGACTAACCCGTATCAGGGCCGGAATAAATCCCTTGTAGAACGCCAAGGGACCCTGCCTGGCGATACTGAGAAAGGCCCCTCCAAGCCCGGAGAACTCCCCCGGCTTGGCGTTCATAAACGTGGTCTTGATCACATCGAGCGGTTGCGTTATCACCACAGCAATGCATCCAGCTATCGTGGAAGTGGCAAAGTGCAGTGGAACTCCTTCGGCTGCCCCGGTTGCGGTCCTGAGCATCTGCTTCACCTGGTCGTAAGCCGCATTCGTTCCGATGGTCAGCAGTACTGCTCTGGAAACAGCTGGCAATGAGCCGCGAAAGAGACTGGACACCCCCTCCTCTTTGTAGATGCGGAAAAGGCCGTCGAAAACGTGCTTGTAGCTGCGGAATTCGGCTTAATTATATTGTCTATATGTGGAGAGGGAAGGAGTGCTGCAATCGTGATtcgcaatttaaatattttcaaaacaaactAATAGCAAACCAAACCAGCACGTGGACATGaagacggacaaacggacggacaaagCTTGGGAGATTTCTAGCAAAGGAGACCGTGGTAGTACTTACTTACGTCGCTTCTCCTCCGGCAATTTAATGTCGTTCTGGAGTCGCACTGTGACCACGTCCCCGGGCACGCCCACAATCCCACCCACG from Drosophila yakuba strain Tai18E2 chromosome 2L, Prin_Dyak_Tai18E2_2.1, whole genome shotgun sequence includes these protein-coding regions:
- the LOC6528516 gene encoding mitochondrial dicarboxylate carrier isoform X1 — its product is MGEDSSRRLPRWWFGGVCAAIAVTVTHPLDLIKVQLQTQTQTNQKPVGEILKSILQRNGLLGFYSGISASWFRQLTYTTTRFALYEAGKDYVDTKNVTSKMALATFAGLVGGIVGVPGDVVTVRLQNDIKLPEEKRRNYKHVFDGLFRIYKEEGVSSLFRGSLPAVSRAVLLTIGTNAAYDQVKQMLRTATGAAEGVPLHFATSTIAGCIAVVITQPLDVIKTTFMNAKPGEFSGLGGAFLSIARQGPLAFYKGFIPALIRVSPNTIITFVLYEQARMRFGYLPPEK
- the LOC6528515 gene encoding nucleoporin seh1, producing the protein MFDVEPIIADHKDVIHDVVFDYYGRRMATCSSDQTVKIWDEDGQGKWNVTSSWKAHSGSIWRVSWAHPEFGQVVATCSFDRTASVWEEVIGDKVSATNAPTRRWVRRTTLVDSRTSVTDVEFAPKYLGLLLATASADGIIRIYEAPDIMNLSQWPVQHEIANKLPLSCLSWNTSTYMVTQLIAAGSDEAATPTGKVFLFAYSENTRKCVKIETVNDITDPVTDVAFAPNAGRTFHMLAVASKDLYIVNLRGVTDATDISKLDIQTIKFSEHNCPVWRVCWNMLATMLISTGDDGCVRLWRMNYNRQWRCAAVLKAEGSGPTYEPAPPTPTLATTASATAKFYKKGTIGNQVPWH